Proteins from one Bos indicus x Bos taurus breed Angus x Brahman F1 hybrid chromosome 19, Bos_hybrid_MaternalHap_v2.0, whole genome shotgun sequence genomic window:
- the RFNG gene encoding beta-1,3-N-acetylglucosaminyltransferase radical fringe isoform X1, translated as MSRARGALCRACLALAAALGALLLLPLPRAPAPAPAPSRALAPGSGPRAPPARPATAPRLRPDDVFIAVKTTRKNHGPRLGLLLRTWISRARRQTFIFTDGDDPELQLQGGGHVINTNCSAVHTRQALCCKMSVEYDKFIESGRKLLHVPRWFCHVDDDNYVNPKGLLQLLSTFSPSQDIYLGRPSLDHPIEATERIQGGGTVTTVKFWFATGGAGFCLSRGLALKMSPWASLGGFMSTAERVRLPDDCTVGYIVEGLLGARLLHSSLFHSHLENLQKLSPDTLLQQVTLSYGGPENPQNVVNVAGGFSLQQDPTRFKSIHCLLYPDTDWCPVQKQSDLAPR; from the exons ATGAGCCGCGCGCGGGGGGCGCTTTGCCGGGCCTGCCTCGCGCTGGCCGCGGCCCTGGGTGCGCTGCTGCTTTTGCCGTTGCCCCGCGCGCCTGCGCCCGCGCCAGCCCCGAGCCGGGCCCTGGCCCCCGGCTCCGGCCCGCGCGCGCCCCCTGCCCGGCCCGCCACCGCCCCCCGCCTGCGGCCCGACGACGTCTTCATCGCGGTCAAGACCACCCGAAAAAACCACGGGCCGCGCCTGGGGCTACTGCTGCGCACTTGGATCTCCCGGGCCCGACGGCAA ACGTTTATCTTTACCGACGGGGATGACCCTGAACTACAGCTCCAGGGAG GTGGCCATGTCATCAACACCAATTGCTCTGCCGTGCACAcccgccaggctctgtgctgCAAGATGTCAGTGGAATATGACAAGTTTATTGAGTCCGGACGCAA GCTTCTACACGTTCCCAGGTGGTTCTGCCACGTGGATGATGACAACTATGTGAACCCCAAAggcctgctgcagctgctgtccACCTTCTCACCCAGCCAGGACATCTACCTGGGGCGGCCCAGCCTGGACCACCCCATCGAGGCTACCGAGAGGATCCAGGGAGGTGGAACC GTGACCACGGTCAAGTTCTGGTTCGCTACCGGTGGGGCCGGGTTCTGCCTAAGTAGAGGCCTTGCTCTCAAGATGAGCCCATGGGCCAG CCTGGGTGGCTTCATGAGCACAGCCGAGCGGGTACGGCTGCCAGACGACTGCACGGTGGGCTACATCGTGGAGGGGCTGCTCGGCGCTCGCCTGCTGCACAGCTCGCTGTTCCACTCCCACCTGGAGAACCTACAAAAGCTATCACCCGACACCCTGCTCCAGCAG gTCACCCTGAGCTACGGGGGACCTGAGAACCCACAGAATGTGGTGAACGTGGCTGGGGGCTTCAGCCTGCAGCAGGATCCCACGCG GTTTAAGTCCATCCACTGCCTTCTCTACCCGGACACGGATTGGTGTCCTGTGCAGAAGCAGAGCGACCTTGCCCCTCGGTGA
- the RFNG gene encoding beta-1,3-N-acetylglucosaminyltransferase radical fringe isoform X2 translates to MSRARGALCRACLALAAALGALLLLPLPRAPAPAPAPSRALAPGSGPRAPPARPATAPRLRPDDVFIAVKTTRKNHGPRLGLLLRTWISRARRQTFIFTDGDDPELQLQGGGHVINTNCSAVHTRQALCCKMSVEYDKFIESGRKWFCHVDDDNYVNPKGLLQLLSTFSPSQDIYLGRPSLDHPIEATERIQGGGTVTTVKFWFATGGAGFCLSRGLALKMSPWASLGGFMSTAERVRLPDDCTVGYIVEGLLGARLLHSSLFHSHLENLQKLSPDTLLQQVTLSYGGPENPQNVVNVAGGFSLQQDPTRFKSIHCLLYPDTDWCPVQKQSDLAPR, encoded by the exons ATGAGCCGCGCGCGGGGGGCGCTTTGCCGGGCCTGCCTCGCGCTGGCCGCGGCCCTGGGTGCGCTGCTGCTTTTGCCGTTGCCCCGCGCGCCTGCGCCCGCGCCAGCCCCGAGCCGGGCCCTGGCCCCCGGCTCCGGCCCGCGCGCGCCCCCTGCCCGGCCCGCCACCGCCCCCCGCCTGCGGCCCGACGACGTCTTCATCGCGGTCAAGACCACCCGAAAAAACCACGGGCCGCGCCTGGGGCTACTGCTGCGCACTTGGATCTCCCGGGCCCGACGGCAA ACGTTTATCTTTACCGACGGGGATGACCCTGAACTACAGCTCCAGGGAG GTGGCCATGTCATCAACACCAATTGCTCTGCCGTGCACAcccgccaggctctgtgctgCAAGATGTCAGTGGAATATGACAAGTTTATTGAGTCCGGACGCAA GTGGTTCTGCCACGTGGATGATGACAACTATGTGAACCCCAAAggcctgctgcagctgctgtccACCTTCTCACCCAGCCAGGACATCTACCTGGGGCGGCCCAGCCTGGACCACCCCATCGAGGCTACCGAGAGGATCCAGGGAGGTGGAACC GTGACCACGGTCAAGTTCTGGTTCGCTACCGGTGGGGCCGGGTTCTGCCTAAGTAGAGGCCTTGCTCTCAAGATGAGCCCATGGGCCAG CCTGGGTGGCTTCATGAGCACAGCCGAGCGGGTACGGCTGCCAGACGACTGCACGGTGGGCTACATCGTGGAGGGGCTGCTCGGCGCTCGCCTGCTGCACAGCTCGCTGTTCCACTCCCACCTGGAGAACCTACAAAAGCTATCACCCGACACCCTGCTCCAGCAG gTCACCCTGAGCTACGGGGGACCTGAGAACCCACAGAATGTGGTGAACGTGGCTGGGGGCTTCAGCCTGCAGCAGGATCCCACGCG GTTTAAGTCCATCCACTGCCTTCTCTACCCGGACACGGATTGGTGTCCTGTGCAGAAGCAGAGCGACCTTGCCCCTCGGTGA